A stretch of Henckelia pumila isolate YLH828 chromosome 4, ASM3356847v2, whole genome shotgun sequence DNA encodes these proteins:
- the LOC140864197 gene encoding uncharacterized protein: MMSRSSLISRLLRHRFSSVSINHPSLKPHPASYHFSSQISRNYGSNSENLSLNKSVAAADRAVKGLSSQMGRDKMREKEERLKLGLDTVDIDDIDEDDIAGIDALFDRLAREKGDSSANRYEEPTDSESDDDERFSADAVNKRVDQFEKKFKRHEELLDKFTRAETLDDAYNWMKRIDKFEEKHLRLRPEYRVIGELMSRMKVAEGKEKFLLQVKLNRAVRMVEWKEAFDPNDPANYGIIQDDQSGAFVDQLEDSLEKEQRSMQGEGNDDDLEFDDLKEKDTILLEKLNELDKKLEQKLAELDHTFGRKGRLLEEEIRDLAEERNSLTEQKRKPLYRKGFDVKLIDVNRTCKVTKGGQVIKYTAMLACGNYQGVVGFAKAKGPAVPVALQKAYEKCFQNLHYIERHEEHTIAHAIQTSYKKTKVYLWPARTQTGMKAGRTVLTILNLAGFKNVKSKVVGSRNPHNTVKAVFKALNAIETPKDVQEKFGRTVVESYLL; the protein is encoded by the exons ATGATGAGCAGATCTTCGCTCATTTCTCGGCTTCTACGCCACCGCTTCTCCTCCGTATCCATAAATCATCCATCTCTGAAACCTCATCCCGCGTCTTATCAtttctcttcccaaatctccaGAAATTACGGCTCCAATTCCGAGAATTTATCCCTGAACAAAAGCGTCGCCGCCGCAGACCGTGCAGTGAAAGGACTTTCCAGCCAAATGGGGCGGGATAAAATGCGAGAAAAGGAGGAGAGATTGAAGCTGGGGTTGGATACTGTTGATATTGATGACATAGACGAAGATGATATTGCTGGAATTGATGCGCTTTTTGACAGATTGGCTAGAGAGAAAGGTGATTCGTCCGCAAATAGGTATGAGGAACCTACTGATTCAGAGTCTGATGATGATGAGAGGTTTTCGGCGGACGCAGTTAATAAGAGGGTTGATCAGTTTGAGAAGAAGTTCAAGAGGCATGAGGAGCTCCTTGATAAGTTCACCAGAGCTG AGACACTTGATGATGCATATAACTGGATGAAGAGAATAGACAAATTTGAGGAAAAACATTTGCGGCTGAGGCCAGAGTATCGGGTTATTGGTGAGTTGATGAGTAGGATGAAAGTAGCTGAGGgtaaagaaaaatttcttcttcaagTGAAGTTGAATAGGGCCGTGAGGATGGTGGAGTGGAAGGAAGCCTTTGATCCAAATGATCCGGCCAACTATGGAATCATACAAGATGACCAATCTGGAGCTTTTGTAGATCAGTTGGAGGATTCTCTTGAAAAGGAGCAGCGATCTATGCAAGGCGAGGGGAATGATGATGACTTAGAGTTTGATGATTTAAAGGAGAAGGATACCATTTTGTTGGAGAAACTTAATGAATTAGATAAAAAACTGGAGCAGAAATTAGCTGAATTGGACCATACTTTTGGGAGGAAGGGGAGATTACTAGAGGAGGAAATTAGAGACCTTGCTGAGGAGAGAAACTCATTGACTGAGCAGAAGAGAAAGCCTCTCTACAGGAAA GGTTTCGATGTTAAGCTAATTGATGTCAATAGAACCTGTAAAGTTACCAAG GGGGGGCAAGTTATTAAGTATACTGCAATGCTAGCTTGTGGAAACTATCAAGGTGTTGTTGGTTTTGCAAAAGCGAAGGGTCCAGCTGTCCCAGTTGCCCTTCAGAAG GCATATGAGAAGTGCTTTCAGAATCTCCATTATATCGAGCGACACGAGGAGCATACAATTGCTCATGCAATTCAGACATCGTATAAAAAGACCAAG GTCTATCTTTGGCCAGCTCGTACACAAACTGGAATGAAGGCAGGCAGAACTGTCCTTACAATTCTCAATTTAGCTGGTTTCAAGAATGTTAAGTCAAAG GTTGTTGGTTCAAGGAATCCTCATAACACTGTCAAAGCTGTCTTCAAGGCGCTGAATGCT ATTGAAACTCCCAAAGATGTTCAAGAAAAGTTTGGCCGAACTGTTGTTGAGTCATATTTGCTTTGA